GATCCGCTTACCGCGCAGCCAGCCCACCAGTTGACGATCCAGTTCCTTCAGTGAATGACGGATATCGATGATCACCACCACCACCCGCAGGTGTTCCCGGGTCTCCAGATAACGGGTGATCAACTCCTGCCACTGCGACCGCAGCTTAAGGGGGACCCGGGCAAACCCATAGCCGGGCAGGTCAACAAGATACAGCTGCCGGCCGGCCAGGAAGAAATTAAGGCTCTGGGTCTTGCCGGGCCGGCCGCTGACCTTGACCAGGGCCTTCCGTTTAACCAACCGGTTAATCAGGCTGGACTTGCCCACGTTGGAACGGCCGGCAAAGGCAATCTCCGGCAGTCCGTCTCCAGGCA
This portion of the Desulfobacterales bacterium genome encodes:
- the yihA gene encoding ribosome biogenesis GTP-binding protein YihA/YsxC, yielding MGLVAQVNFSDISFVKSVYQVNQLPGDGLPEIAFAGRSNVGKSSLINRLVKRKALVKVSGRPGKTQSLNFFLAGRQLYLVDLPGYGFARVPLKLRSQWQELITRYLETREHLRVVVVIIDIRHSLKELDRQLVGWLRGKRIPFLVVYTKIDKLSGNELRQQATTLDAGLTVSDADRVLFSAKTGAGRDKLLESLDSFFP